In one window of Aphidius gifuensis isolate YNYX2018 linkage group LG4, ASM1490517v1, whole genome shotgun sequence DNA:
- the LOC122854142 gene encoding TNF receptor-associated factor 6 produces the protein MSNNDDNLNLTKLAVETTIPDDTENENPESRFECPICLSWLRDPLLTSCGHKFCSECIYNWLKKKNSNCPVDNKPLNKEKDLFVDLFTRREISQQRTKCPNQEHGCDVELSPIEIDKHLITCQYKKNMSTKLKIYCSFKDVGCDDSFDNDKDMQKHIQENNQHHLMIMVKTLSELRTSNNSSTSKVFDSSHWDAPPKNCDNKNDNPQSQQLLKNLYERIVILEQQNRQLSINFENINKKLLTLQTSIRFNDDELSSRYCNGHYIWRLNNFNDKLKDMIAGPLNMFYSPGFYTEPNGYKLCARINISKKDSNYLSVVLHMMQSFNDDALEWPFDGVLVFTLVHPNDYDKSIREETMSQKDLEAFQKPSGDLNKRSFGYTEFVSINELNNFIRNDDCLIFTIQVKTKFNHHHQHSSHDVSNVLD, from the exons TGAAACAACAATT cCAGATGATACAGAAAATGAAAATCCAGAATCAAGATTTGAATGTCCAATTTGTCTATCATGGTTACGTGATCCATTACTAACATCTTGTGGACATAAATTTTGTTCAGAGTGTATTTACAATTGGCTCAA aaaaaaaaattcaaactgtCCAGTTGATAATAAACcattgaataaagaaaaagatttatttgttgatttatttacaaGAAGAGAAATATCACAACAACGTACAAAATGTCCAAATCAAGAACATGGTTGTGATGTTGAACTATCAccaattgaaattgataaacatttaattacttgtcaatataaaaaaaatatgtctacaaaattaaaaatatattgttcatTTAAAGATGTTGGTTGTGATGATTCATTTGACAATGATAAAGATATGCAAAAACatatacaagaaaataatcaacatcatcttatg atTATGGTTAAAACATTGTCAGAATTACGTACTagtaataattcatcaacaagCAAAGTATTTGATTCAAGTCATTGGGATGCACCACcaaaaaattgtgataataaaaatgacaatccacaatcacaacaattattaaa aaatctTTATGAGAGAATTGTTATATTGGAACAACAAAATCGTCaactatcaataaattttgaaaatataaataaaaaattattaacactaCAAACATCAATAcgttttaatgatgatgaattatcatCACGTTATTGTAATGGACATTACATATggagattaaataattttaatgataaattaaaagacaTGATAGCTGGACCATTGAATATGTTTTACAGTCCTGGTTTTTATACTGAACCAAATGGTTATAAACTATGTGcaagaataaatatatcaaaaaaagattcaaattatttatcagttGTATTACACATGATGCAATCATTTAATGATGATGCATTAGAATGGCCATTTGATGGTGTACTTGTATTTACACTTGTTCATCCAAATGAttatgataaatcaataagAGAAGAGACAATGTCACAAAAAGATCTCGAGGCATTTCAAAAACCATCTGGTGATTTGAATAAAAGAAGTTTTGGCTATACTGAATTTGTATCaatcaatgaattaaataattttatacgtAATGATGATTGTTTGATATTTACAATTCAAgttaaaactaaatttaatcatcatcatcaacattcaTCACATGATGTATCAAATGTacttgattaa
- the LOC122854151 gene encoding polyprenol reductase isoform X2: MIDANLTRLLFIFAASSIAVVSFLLHNYNNYLPVSIKKTLKYGKHAEKKQHVLVSKLEVPKRWFGHFYIFSAPVSALTLIIVINRYFYNGELSNTVCWLLDLQLGSSRKPLVSPEDTLVALFLLTIQCWKRFYETQCVSIFSDSKINISHYVIGYVHYIGALTCIIGESQGFTKANLQPSANFQWNHISRINFIWMAIFLLASYAQLRANIIFAKLRKNKDNYVDSKSHKIPHGELFEYISAPLQFTEIIMYLMLTFILWDASTFHFIFIWVFVNQTETAVSTHEWYHDTFKDQYPKDRKIYIPFIV, from the exons atgattgatGCTAATTTAACtcgtttattgtttatatttgctGCTTCATCAATTGCTGTTGTTAGTTTTTTACTACacaattacaacaattatttaccagtgtcaattaaaaaaacattaaaatatggTAAACatgctgaaaaaaaacaacatgttTTAGTGAGTAAACTGGAAGTTCCTAAAAG ATGGTTTGgacacttttatatattttcagcaCCAGTATCAGCTTTAACACTGATCATTGTCATCAacagatatttttataatggaGAATTATCAAACACTGTTTGTTGGCTGTTGGATTTACAACTTGGATCATCCAGAAAACCTTTAg taTCACCAGAGGATACACTTGTTGCCTTGTTTCTGTTGACAATACAATGTTGGAAACGTTTTTACGAGACCCAGTGTGTCAGTATCTTCAGtgatagtaaaataaatataagccATTATGTGATTGGATATGTTCATTACATTGGTGCATTGACATGTATCATTGGTGAATCTCAAGGATTTACAAAAG ccAATTTGCAGCCATCAGCCAATTTTCAGTGGAATCATATCAgtagaattaattttatctggaTGGCAATATTTTTGTTGGCTTCTTATGCTCAACTACGTGCCAATATTATATTTGCGAAGTTAAGGAAAAATAAGGATAATTATGTTGATTCCAAATCTCACAAAATACCACATGGTGAATTGTTTGAGTACATATCAGCACCACTTCAATTCACTGAAATAATTATGTACTTGATGCTTACTTTTATTCTTTGGGATGCATCAACATTTCATTTCATCTTCATTTGGGTGTTTGTTAATCAA actgaGACTGCTGTATCAACACACGAATGGTACCATGACACCTTCAAAGATCAGTATCCAAAggatagaaaaatatacataccatttattgtttaa
- the LOC122854151 gene encoding polyprenol reductase isoform X1: MIDANLTRLLFIFAASSIAVVSFLLHNYNNYLPVSIKKTLKYGKHAEKKQHVLVSKLEVPKRWFGHFYIFSAPVSALTLIIVINRYFYNGELSNTVCWLLDLQLGSSRKPLVSPEDTLVALFLLTIQCWKRFYETQCVSIFSDSKINISHYVIGYVHYIGALTCIIGESQGFTKGTKANLQPSANFQWNHISRINFIWMAIFLLASYAQLRANIIFAKLRKNKDNYVDSKSHKIPHGELFEYISAPLQFTEIIMYLMLTFILWDASTFHFIFIWVFVNQTETAVSTHEWYHDTFKDQYPKDRKIYIPFIV, encoded by the exons atgattgatGCTAATTTAACtcgtttattgtttatatttgctGCTTCATCAATTGCTGTTGTTAGTTTTTTACTACacaattacaacaattatttaccagtgtcaattaaaaaaacattaaaatatggTAAACatgctgaaaaaaaacaacatgttTTAGTGAGTAAACTGGAAGTTCCTAAAAG ATGGTTTGgacacttttatatattttcagcaCCAGTATCAGCTTTAACACTGATCATTGTCATCAacagatatttttataatggaGAATTATCAAACACTGTTTGTTGGCTGTTGGATTTACAACTTGGATCATCCAGAAAACCTTTAg taTCACCAGAGGATACACTTGTTGCCTTGTTTCTGTTGACAATACAATGTTGGAAACGTTTTTACGAGACCCAGTGTGTCAGTATCTTCAGtgatagtaaaataaatataagccATTATGTGATTGGATATGTTCATTACATTGGTGCATTGACATGTATCATTGGTGAATCTCAAGGATTTACAAAAGGTACAAAAG ccAATTTGCAGCCATCAGCCAATTTTCAGTGGAATCATATCAgtagaattaattttatctggaTGGCAATATTTTTGTTGGCTTCTTATGCTCAACTACGTGCCAATATTATATTTGCGAAGTTAAGGAAAAATAAGGATAATTATGTTGATTCCAAATCTCACAAAATACCACATGGTGAATTGTTTGAGTACATATCAGCACCACTTCAATTCACTGAAATAATTATGTACTTGATGCTTACTTTTATTCTTTGGGATGCATCAACATTTCATTTCATCTTCATTTGGGTGTTTGTTAATCAA actgaGACTGCTGTATCAACACACGAATGGTACCATGACACCTTCAAAGATCAGTATCCAAAggatagaaaaatatacataccatttattgtttaa